A region from the Leguminivora glycinivorella isolate SPB_JAAS2020 chromosome 3, LegGlyc_1.1, whole genome shotgun sequence genome encodes:
- the LOC125224594 gene encoding dynein axonemal intermediate chain 3, producing the protein MADSDSELEEKPVEVEADSDSDSYEDEPVATSGEAQTLVELHSDQGKMAEAPPKPRRKRFIPKYEIEGVHRIAIGEETQIQIEMVMGMDITPQAPWKLVSKAKIMENLEIGGELSEFFPLKADLEAYTQNEVLMGFIEDDSNDLDEFYVCTTVEARDHCKFQSEKFLKRQAKKLEKAVQKKPRPWKSLGSEKEIIELIPVNTRPFLELEIKTAFPTVYQPEKFSVRDSSSVRDGYLELTPYRQKFNCVFQRRIDTGAQANPPRITRHAQTELRYPQNVWTQSIADALGGADTTGAGGGGDTKPDKGAGGDEAAEDDDEEDEKPPKEPIDEAALKPFRDAEMRMRRASYIKLMTNFMSIKDPEMESIIALNTVMDMYCNDYPNLVTQRATGVVYDSMTFEDYVCFTDVRAKNKYVSSAVFHPMWTGIVAISYADASPAVMSTVSTRPDPIKRAVYGLNPVMIWSHIDSLIPKLYLESPREVKVLSFCPFNENILIGGCINGQIVVWDLTNKLENVEKIEVLSETREKYRIAMNAHMGWMKRISDKAVVPATALSNLMTNHYGAVTAIEWFSPNFFISQTGHTELLTGGKKSSIFFTGSEDGTILIWNLSVENVAVFGGKKIKKSLRIARRPSGLLVDVSPFCILDRVFQPTYKIILGITGHPDTLALQSMAMTPCPIAYTYTPKEIATGRKYFTCSILPQKEEDLNTIMYCSSQHGEMRRITWEGHAFNTGEVVNSEYCAMKYRCYIHDGIITCSKKNPFLHHITMTIGGKIMAIWCDKLMNRPLIWKKRPHRLTDAVWSLYKPSLLFITTSEGNMETWDLLLRSDLPIAVQTLSGTQLTGISLHTLPLAKNIIGVSDSNGSFQMFLDPPIFMIENETYKARVDAMISRELNVMQSFIKWQDEWLKHNPHILLEIRRKEGALLLEKEEEKRKAKEAEDQRLEEEAEARRLAKMRVIGPAERWTMIVNKLIERTIAVKKRINKAELIEQEKPLRELEAQRLEKERRMVEIMKNQTNIFNDTVAILFPEAIKKPPKPVKTYLPPDKGAVKREYIEDYGYLKDTAMRTVKENPYHTSFSWEATLAEGKERREALNTYEEYLNMHKARINFELQELTVKPQIKRDSKKFKSKETVSTVEFSEVETET; encoded by the exons ATGGCTGATTCGGATAGTGAGCTGGAAGAAAAACCGGTAGAAGTCGAAGCTGACAGTGACTCGGACAGCTACGAAGATGAGCCTGTGGCGACATCTGGTGAGGCGCAGACGCTAGTGGAAC TACACTCTGACCAAGGAAAAATGGCTGAAGCACCGCCAAAACCTAGAAGAAAGCGATTCATCCCAAAATATGAAATCGAGGGAGTGCACAGAATCGCTATTGGCGAAGAAACCcaaatacaaattgaaatggtcATGGGCATGGATATCACCCCTCAAGCCCCCTGGAAGCTCGTCAGCAAAGCTAAAATTATGGAAAACTTAGAAATCGGCGGCGAACTATCGGAATTCTTCCCTTTGAAAGCAGATTTGGAAGCTTATACACAAAATGAAGTTCTCATGGGGTTCATAGAAGATGATTCTAATGATCTCGATGAGTTCTACGTCTGTACTACTGTCGAAGCGAGAGATCATTGTAAATTTCAGTCGGAGAAGTTTCTAAAAAGACAAGCTAAGAAATTAGAAAAGGCCGTGCAAAAGAAACCACGTCCTTGGAAAAGTCTTGGCAGTGAAAAAGAAATTATTGAACTTATTCCTGTAAACACTCGACCGTTTTTAGAGCTTGAAATTAAAACTGCGTTCCCCACTGTGTACCAGCCAGAAAAATTCAGTGTCAGAGACTCGAGCTCCGTTCGAGATGGTTACTTAGAACTAACACCGTATAGACAGAAGTTTAACTGTGTGTTTCAAAGGAGAATAGATACGGGAGCTCAAGCAAATCCACCTAGAATCACTAGACATGCACAAACTGAGTTAAGATATCCACAAAACGTCTGGACGCAATCTATAGCTGATGCTCTTGGCGGAGCAGACACTACAGGAGCGGGCGGCGGCGGAGATACAAAGCCCGATAAAGGAGCCGGCGGTGATGAAGCCGCCGAAGACGACGATGAGGAAGATGAAAAACCTCCAAAAGAACCGATAGATGAAGCTGCTCTTAAACCGTTTCGAGACGCTGAAATGCGAATGCGACGGGCGTCTTATATAAAGTTGATGACCAATTTTATGTCTATTAAAGATCCAGAAATGGAGTCCATTATAGCGCTGAATACAGTCATGGATATGTATTGCAACGATTATCCGAATTTAGTGACTCAGAGAGCGACTGGCGTAGTATACGACTCTATGACATTCGAGGATTATGTTTGCTTTACTGACGTCAGAGCAAAGAATAAGTACGTGTCTTCTGCAGTTTTTCATCCTATGTGGACTGGAATTGTCGCTATTTCCTATGCTGACGCTTCACCTGCTGTGATGAGCACGGTTAGTACACGTCCGGATCCAATTAAAAGGGCGGTATATGGGTTGAATCCTGTTATGATCTGGAGCCATATCGATAGTTTAATCCCAAAACTTTACCTCGAATCACCGCGTGAAGTTAAAGTCCTTTCATTTTGTCCTTTTAATGAAAACATTCTGATCGGTGGATGTATAAACGGTCAAATTGTTGTGTGGGATTTAACTAACAAATTAGAAAATGTAGAGAAAATTGAAGTATTGAGTGAAACTAGAGAAAAATATCGTATAGCTATGAATGCACATATGGGATGGATGAAGAGGATTTCTGATAAAGCAGTGGTCCCTGCCACGGCCTTGAGTAATTTGATGACTAATCACTACGGCGCTGTAACTGCTATCGAGTGGTTCTCGCCAAACTTTTTCATATCTCAGACGGGACACACAGAGCTACTAACGGGCGGGAAAAAATCGTCTATATTTTTCACTGGCTCAGAGGACGGCACAATATTAATTTGGAACCTGTCAGTCGAAAATGTGGCAGTGTTTGGGGGAAAGAAGATTAAGAAATCATTGCGTATTGCTAGAAGGCCATCTGGGCTATTAGTTGATGTTTCCCCATTCTGTATCTTAGATCGCGTGTTTCAACCCACTTATAAAATCATACTAGGAATAACAGGGCATCCCGATACGCTTGCTCTACAGAGTATGGCTATGACCCCTTGTCCAATTGCTTACACTTATACACCTAAAGAAATTGCTACGGGcagaaaatattttacatgttCCATCTTGCCTCAAAAAGAAGAAGATCTAAATACAATCATGTACTGTAGCTCACAGCACGGAGAGATGAGAAGAATTACATGGGAGGGTCACGCGTTCAATACTGGAGAAGTTGTCAACTCTGAGTACTGCGCCATGAAGTATCGTTGTTATATTCACGATGGAATAATAACATGTTCTAAGAAAAACCCATTTCTTCATCATATCACCATGACTATCGGAGGAAAGATAATGGCAATTTGGTGCGACAAGTTGATGAATCGTCCCTTGATATGGAAAAAACGTCCTCACAGATTAACTGACGCTGTATGGTCACTTTACAAGCCTAGTCTGCTTTTCATCACCACGTCAGAAGGCAATATGGAGACTTGGGATTTATTACTGAGAAGTGACTTACCTATTGCCGTACAAACACTCTCCGGCACGCAGCTCACTGGTATAAGTTTACACACGTTACCTTTAGCAAAGAATATCATCGGAGTAAGTGATTCCAATGGCTCTTTTCAAATGTTCTTAGACCCACCTATATTCATGATTGAAAACGAAACTTACAAAGCTCGTGTTGACGCTATGATTAGCAGAGAACTTAACGTAATGCAATCATTTATAAAATGGCAAGACGAATGGCTGAAACATAACCCTCACATTTTGCTAGAAATAAGGAGAAAGGAAGGAGCACTGTTGTTAGAAAAAGAGGAAGAAAAGAGAAAAGCTAAAGAAGCAGAAGACCAACGACTAGAAGAGGAAGCAGAAGCCAGAAGGCTAGCGAAAATGAGAGTAATCGGACCGGCAGAAAGATGGACCATGATAGTTAACAAATTGATAGAACGAACTATTGCAGTCAAAAAAAGAATAAACAAGGCAGAGCTCATAGAACAAGAGAAGCCTTTACGCGAGTTAGAAGCGCAGCGTTTAGAAAAAGAAAGAAGGATGGTCGAGATTATGAAGAATCAGACAAATATTTTCAATGACACCGTGGCTATCCTATTTCCTGAGGCAATTAAAAAACCACCGAAACCTGTGAAGACGTATCTGCCACCGGACAAAGGTGCTGTTAAGAGGGAGTATATAGAAGATTATGGATACTTGAAAGATACAGCAATGAGGACTGTGAAAGAGAATCCTTACCATACATCTTTCTCATGGGAAGCCACGCTAGCCGAAGGAAAAGAGCGCCGTGAAGCTTTAAATACTTATGAGGAGTATCTGAACATGCATAAGGCTAGAATCAACTTTGAATTACAAGAGTTGACGGTGAAACCACAGATTAAGAGAGATAGCAAGAAATTTAAGTCGAAAGAAACAGTTTCCACCGTTGAGTTTAGTGAAGTGGAGACCGAGACGTGA